One window of the Herbiconiux sp. L3-i23 genome contains the following:
- a CDS encoding nucleoside triphosphate pyrophosphatase, giving the protein MPTLYLASTSPARLALLRAAGIEPVVLASSVDEPAAVAAAEVAEGRSLSTDEMVLLLARAKAEAVLAQHGAELDGFVLGGDSAFEIDGVVYGKPHEVGTARTRWLAQRGRSGVLASGHWLIDARRSSGEPRGEGAVARAGVTFVDDMTDGELEAYLASGEPLEVAGAFTIDSLGGPFIERIDGDPSTVVGLSLPTFRRLLGRFEVPVTDLWNRGGALAGG; this is encoded by the coding sequence ATGCCCACCCTGTACCTGGCCTCCACCTCTCCCGCCCGACTCGCGCTGCTGCGCGCCGCGGGGATCGAGCCGGTCGTGCTCGCCTCGTCGGTCGACGAGCCTGCCGCCGTCGCCGCCGCCGAGGTCGCGGAAGGCCGGTCGCTGTCGACCGACGAGATGGTCCTGCTGCTGGCGCGCGCGAAGGCCGAAGCGGTGCTCGCCCAGCACGGCGCCGAACTCGACGGCTTCGTGCTCGGCGGCGACTCCGCATTCGAGATCGACGGGGTGGTCTACGGCAAGCCGCACGAGGTCGGGACCGCGCGCACGAGGTGGCTCGCCCAGCGCGGCCGCTCCGGGGTGCTCGCCTCGGGTCACTGGCTCATCGACGCGCGCCGCAGCTCCGGCGAGCCGCGGGGCGAGGGCGCGGTCGCGCGCGCCGGCGTCACCTTCGTCGACGACATGACCGACGGCGAGCTCGAGGCCTACCTCGCGAGCGGCGAGCCGCTCGAGGTCGCGGGCGCCTTCACCATCGACAGTCTCGGCGGCCCGTTCATCGAGCGCATCGACGGCGACCCGTCGACCGTCGTCGGGCTGTCGCTGCCCACCTTCCGTCGGCTGCTCGGCCGCTTCGAGGTGCCCGTCACCGACCTCTGGAATCGGGGCGGAGCACTCGCGGGCGGCTGA